The DNA region ATTTGAGGACGCGCTTTGCGCTCCCCACCTGCGAAGAGACCGAATCTTCGCGGATCATCGTCGTCGAAAGCGAATCGGGGCAGATCGGCGTCGTCGTCGACGCGGTCACCGAAGTCCTCACTTTGGATGCTGATAGCATCGAGGAAACCCCGGTCCTGGTCAGCGACTCAGAAAACCAGTTCGTCCGCGCTGTCGCCAAGACGAATAGCAAGCTGATCACGCTCCTTGACCTCGACCACGCGTTGGCTGCCTAAGGCACCCGCAACCCACCGATATGAGCGCCGAACTGGATATGTCGCAATATATCGATCTGTTCCTCCAAGAAGGTGAGGAGCAGATCGAGATCCTGGAACAGGAATTGCTAAAGCTCGAATCCGACCCGACTGACGAGCGGATGCAGACCATTTTCCGTGCCGCCCACACCCTTAAAGGGAGCAGCCGGGCTATGGGGTTCAGCAACTTTGCCGAACTCACGCACGAGATGGAAAACGTTCTGGACCAGCTCCGGAACCACACGATCGAAGTCGACCGGAACATTGCCAACAGCTTGCTTGGATGTATCGACAAGCTCAGCGACATGATGGATTCGATCCGGTCTGGCGAAGGCGACAAAGCCGAGTGTGCCGACCTGGTCGAGGCTCTAAAGGCCATCCTCTCGGGCAAAGTCAGCCCGGCCGCGTCCAGTCAGGTCGGCGGAGCCCCCGCGACCGCTGCCGGGATCCCGTTCCCAACCCAAGTCCCACCCGACCTGCACGATGCCCTGACTGAGGCAAAGTCCCAGGGAGCCGTATACCACGTCCAATTCCGGCTGACCGAGGACTGCGTGATGAAGTTCGTCCGCGCCTTCATGGCCGTCAGCGTGGCGCAAGAGGATGGGGAGATCTTGGCTTGCCACCCCAACCAAGAGATGCTGGAAGAAGAGGAGTTCGACCGCGATTTCGAATTGGTCTTCACCAACACGGGGGATATGGCCGAAATCCGCTCCAAGTTTGAAGCGATTGGGGAAGTCGATGCTTTTGTCTTTGGCCAGTGGGGCGAACTCACGGCCGAACCTGGACGCCATCTCGAAATCGTTGAAGGGGGAGCGCCCGCGCCTGTTGCCAGTGGGACACCCGCTGCCGATCCCGCGCCAGCCGCGCAAACTGGGGCAGCCGCTTCCGCAACCCCGCGAAAGGCCGACACCGGGCAGACTGTCCGCGTCGATGTGGCCCGATTGGATAACTTGATGAACCTGGTCGGCGAACTGGTGATCGACCGGACCAGGATTGCCCAAATCGGGACCGACCTCGCACTCCGATACAACGACAATCAGATCGAAGACTTAGGCGAAACGGTTAGCCACATCGGACGCATCACAAGCGACCTCCAGGACCAGATCATGAAGGCCCGGATGTTGCCCATCGAGACGGTCTTCAACCGGTTCCCGAGGGTCGTCCGGGACTTGGCCCAAAAGCTTGGCAAAGAGATCCAACTCAACCTGGTCGGCGGGGAAACTGAACTGGATCGGAGCGTGATCGAAGTCATCGGCGACCCGCTGCTGCATATTCTGCGCAACAGTATCGACCACGGCGTTGAAATGCCGGACGAACGGATTGCCGCCGGGAAACCCGCTATCGGAACCGTAACGGTCTCCGCAAAACACCAGGAAAATCACATCGTCATCGAAATCATCGACGACGGCAAAGGGATCAACCTGGGGCGAGTCAAACAAAAGGCCGTCGATGCCGGGCTCGTCACGGCAGATGCCGCGGCAAAGATGAGCGATAAAGAAGCCTTGCAGTTCATTTTCCACAGCGGCCTCAGTACGGCCGCCGAAGTCAGCGAAGTCTCGGGCCGGGGGGTCGGCATGGATATCGTCCGGAGCAACATTCAAAAGCTTGGGGGACTCATCGATTTGGATACGGCCCAAGGGAAGGGGACCCGCTTTAGCTTGCGACTCCCGCTGACCCTGGCGATCATCCGGGGACTGCTCGTGGATGTTG from Armatimonadota bacterium includes:
- a CDS encoding purine-binding chemotaxis protein CheW; this translates as MDQDTIRLEKSLQDEQQTVVFRLADESYGIEIFRVNEIIRLREITPVPRTERHVKGLVNLRGKTIPVIDLRTRFALPTCEETESSRIIVVESESGQIGVVVDAVTEVLTLDADSIEETPVLVSDSENQFVRAVAKTNSKLITLLDLDHALAA
- a CDS encoding chemotaxis protein CheA, which produces MSAELDMSQYIDLFLQEGEEQIEILEQELLKLESDPTDERMQTIFRAAHTLKGSSRAMGFSNFAELTHEMENVLDQLRNHTIEVDRNIANSLLGCIDKLSDMMDSIRSGEGDKAECADLVEALKAILSGKVSPAASSQVGGAPATAAGIPFPTQVPPDLHDALTEAKSQGAVYHVQFRLTEDCVMKFVRAFMAVSVAQEDGEILACHPNQEMLEEEEFDRDFELVFTNTGDMAEIRSKFEAIGEVDAFVFGQWGELTAEPGRHLEIVEGGAPAPVASGTPAADPAPAAQTGAAASATPRKADTGQTVRVDVARLDNLMNLVGELVIDRTRIAQIGTDLALRYNDNQIEDLGETVSHIGRITSDLQDQIMKARMLPIETVFNRFPRVVRDLAQKLGKEIQLNLVGGETELDRSVIEVIGDPLLHILRNSIDHGVEMPDERIAAGKPAIGTVTVSAKHQENHIVIEIIDDGKGINLGRVKQKAVDAGLVTADAAAKMSDKEALQFIFHSGLSTAAEVSEVSGRGVGMDIVRSNIQKLGGLIDLDTAQGKGTRFSLRLPLTLAIIRGLLVDVAKTVFVLPLGSVVETLLIKKDDIQRINQREVVVIRGVTTPLVRMGEVFGRNVEQTPCEDFYVVIVGLAEKRMGLIVDKLIGEQEVVIKSLSRFCGDVAGVSGATILGDGNVALIADINGIVMGDRG